A genomic region of Pelodiscus sinensis isolate JC-2024 chromosome 1, ASM4963464v1, whole genome shotgun sequence contains the following coding sequences:
- the LOC142827311 gene encoding olfactory receptor 52D1-like, whose translation MAAFNSTLSDSPTFILTGIPGLEAAHVWISIPFALFYIVGLLGNFMVLFVVGKEQTLHKPMYLLMCMLALTDISMSSGIVPKALGIFWFNLTVITVEGCLTQTFFLHMLSVFYSSILVIMAFDRYVAICIPLRYAAILTNARIAKLGLVGLIRAVLFMFPLPLLLHRLPFCANRSIPHTYCEHIAVAKMSCGDTTVNRMYGLVMAFVVLGLDLTLISLSYCLILRAILSISSRKANRKALSTCTTHICVMLTSYTPFLFSNLAHRFGQGIVPHIHVILANLYFVFPPMLNPIIYGVKTKELRDQVGKHTWRR comes from the coding sequence ATGGCGGCTTTCAACAGCACCCTCTCTGACTCTCCAACATTCATCCTAACAGGCATTCCTGGACTGGAAGCTGCCCACGTCTGGATTTCCATCCCTTTTGCTCTGTTCTACATTGTCGGCCTGTTGGGGAATTTCATGGTTCTGTTTGTGGTAGGCAAGgagcagaccctgcacaagcCGATGTACCTGCTGATGTGTATGTTGGCGCTCACAGACATCAGCATGTCTAGCGGCATCGTGCCAAAGGCGCTGggtatattttggttcaatttaACAGTCATTACTGTGGAAGGCTGCCTCACTCAGACGTTCTTCCTTCACATGCTTTCTGTTTTCTATTCATCCATTCTGGTGATAATGGCCttcgatcgctacgtggccatatgTATCCCTCTCAGATACGCCGCCATCCTCACCAACGCCCGAATAGCTAAGCTAGGGCTAGTGGGCTTGATAAGAGCTGTTCTCTTCATGTttcccctgcctctgctcctgcacagGCTGCCATTCTGTGCCAATCGCAGTATCCCCCACACGTACTGTGAGCACATAGCTGTGGCAAAGATGTCATGTGGGGACACTACAGTCAACAGGATGTACGGCTTGGTGATGGCCTTTGTAGTCCTGGGGTTAGACTTGACGCTTATTAGCCTGTCCTACTGTCTGATCCTCAGGGCTATCCTCAGTATCTCCTCCAGGAAAGCCAACCGGAAAGCCCTCAGCACTTGCACCACCCACATCTGTGTGATGCTGACATCCTACACTCCTTTCCTCTTCTCTAACCTGGCACACCGGTTCGGTCAGGGCATCGTTCCCCATATTCATGTCATCTTGGCCAACCTCTATTTCGTGTTTCCCCCAATGCTCAACCCCATCATATATGGGGTGAAAACCAAAGAGCTTCGTGACCAAGTAGGCAAGCACACCTGGAGAAGGTGA